The following proteins come from a genomic window of Methanoculleus caldifontis:
- a CDS encoding TfuA-related McrA-glycine thioamidation protein encodes MTPGIVVFLGPSCDLASARAILDAEYRPPAKRGDIAEAARAGARIVGLIDGVFFQDCAVAHREVLAALRAGVRVVGASSMGALRAAELDSLGMEGVGEIYRAYREGRLVADDEVALVFDPETFVPLSEPLVNIRATLQEALARGAIGAGAARELLSAAQRLYFPERTYDAIVEAAEGTVDPEDLARFLAFAGEHAVDRKREDALSALRYIRELADSLP; translated from the coding sequence GTGACGCCCGGAATCGTCGTCTTCCTCGGTCCCAGCTGTGACCTTGCCTCCGCCCGGGCGATCCTCGACGCCGAGTACCGTCCTCCGGCGAAGCGGGGAGATATAGCGGAGGCCGCAAGGGCCGGAGCCCGGATCGTCGGGCTCATCGACGGCGTCTTCTTCCAGGACTGCGCCGTCGCCCACCGGGAGGTCCTCGCCGCGCTCCGGGCCGGGGTGCGGGTCGTCGGCGCCTCCAGCATGGGAGCCCTCCGGGCCGCGGAGCTCGACAGCCTCGGGATGGAGGGCGTCGGCGAGATCTACCGGGCCTACCGGGAGGGGAGGCTCGTCGCCGACGACGAAGTGGCGCTCGTCTTCGACCCCGAGACCTTCGTCCCGCTCTCCGAGCCGCTCGTGAACATCCGGGCGACCCTGCAGGAGGCGCTCGCGCGGGGCGCGATCGGGGCCGGTGCGGCACGAGAACTTCTCAGTGCCGCACAGAGGCTCTACTTCCCCGAGAGGACCTACGATGCGATCGTCGAGGCCGCGGAGGGGACGGTGGACCCGGAGGACCTTGCCCGCTTCCTTGCGTTTGCCGGTGAGCATGCCGTCGACCGGAAGCGTGAGGACGCGCTGTCGGCGCTCAGGTACATTCGCGAGCTTGCCGACAGCCTGCCGTGA
- a CDS encoding alpha/beta hydrolase, which translates to MERTADNLRPLFDYDAGRPPAIEIAGTEISVSDLTYQTAPDRGVRAYLVAPAEVDRSKRSAAILFLHPGLGSRATFLAEAVALAGMGAASLLVEAPWAPDTAAAWGQAVTDPEEAVREHNRTVIDLRRGIDLLVAQPGVDPDRIGFVGHSVGALFGAVLAGVDRRLRAAVLMTGTGRFVDVAAVNLPDLQGEKFEHYRRTLAELDPAAWVGHAAPTPLLFQAALRDEFFTEEQAREFFEQASEPKSLEWYDAGHFLDEAARRDRVAWLAGVLSLERSR; encoded by the coding sequence ATGGAACGAACCGCCGATAACTTGCGCCCGCTCTTCGACTACGACGCGGGAAGACCGCCCGCGATCGAGATTGCCGGCACCGAAATCTCGGTCAGCGACCTGACCTACCAGACTGCCCCGGATCGGGGGGTTCGGGCCTACCTGGTGGCCCCGGCAGAAGTTGACCGGTCGAAACGCTCCGCTGCCATTCTCTTCCTCCACCCGGGACTTGGTTCCCGCGCCACGTTCCTCGCCGAGGCCGTGGCCCTTGCCGGGATGGGTGCGGCCTCCCTGCTCGTCGAGGCCCCGTGGGCCCCGGATACGGCAGCAGCCTGGGGTCAGGCAGTCACGGATCCCGAGGAGGCCGTGCGGGAGCATAACCGGACGGTGATCGACCTTCGCCGGGGGATAGATCTCCTCGTAGCGCAGCCGGGCGTCGATCCGGACCGGATCGGGTTCGTGGGCCACAGTGTCGGGGCGCTTTTCGGGGCGGTGCTCGCCGGCGTCGATCGGCGCCTCCGAGCCGCAGTCCTGATGACGGGCACCGGAAGGTTTGTCGACGTCGCCGCCGTGAACCTGCCCGACCTGCAGGGCGAGAAATTCGAGCATTACCGCCGGACGCTCGCGGAACTCGACCCTGCCGCCTGGGTCGGCCATGCCGCACCCACCCCGCTCCTCTTCCAGGCCGCTCTTCGAGACGAGTTCTTCACGGAGGAGCAGGCCCGGGAGTTCTTCGAGCAGGCGAGCGAACCGAAGTCGCTCGAGTGGTACGACGCGGGCCATTTCCTTGACGAAGCAGCCCGCCGCGACCGTGTCGCGTGGCTGGCCGGGGTGCTCTCGCTGGAGCGTTCCCGGTAG
- the rbcL gene encoding type III ribulose-bisphosphate carboxylase — translation MAIDWYQEFVDLNHAPGPDEIVALYYFEPAEGISKEEAIGRIASESSTGTWTTLFTLPPRMRDLQAKAFEIEGNYVKIAYPLALWEEGNATQLLSGIAGNIFGMKAIRNLRLIDASLPAEYLRHFKGPEFGIEGIRDMMKVHGRPLTGAVPKPKVGFTAEEHAEVGYETWMGGFDFVKDDENLTSQSFNRFDDRVRAMTKLRDRAEQETGDVKSALINITADTETMKERAKMLADHGWNYAMIDVVVVGTSAVATLRDYCSDLGLAIHAHRAMHAAFDRDEKHGITMQFLAKIMRLIGVSQIHTGTAVGKLVGTRAEATLLADVLREKHTNALEHTALEQDWGSIKSAFPVSSGGLHPGLVPDVLDIYGTELVLLVSGGIHGHPKGTRAGAMAAMQAIEAWQDGQTLDEKAKKAPELGEALEKWGYYKPK, via the coding sequence ATGGCGATTGACTGGTATCAGGAATTTGTCGACTTAAACCACGCCCCGGGCCCGGACGAGATCGTGGCACTCTACTACTTCGAACCGGCCGAAGGGATCAGCAAGGAGGAGGCAATCGGGAGGATCGCGTCGGAGAGTTCGACCGGGACCTGGACGACGCTCTTCACCCTGCCGCCCCGGATGCGTGACCTCCAGGCGAAGGCGTTCGAGATCGAGGGGAACTACGTGAAGATCGCCTACCCTCTTGCCCTCTGGGAGGAGGGGAACGCGACCCAGCTCCTGAGCGGGATCGCCGGAAACATCTTCGGCATGAAGGCTATCAGAAACCTCCGGCTGATCGACGCCTCGCTCCCGGCCGAATACCTCCGGCACTTCAAGGGGCCGGAATTCGGTATCGAGGGGATCCGGGATATGATGAAGGTCCACGGCAGACCGCTCACCGGTGCGGTCCCCAAGCCGAAGGTGGGGTTCACGGCAGAGGAGCATGCCGAAGTCGGGTACGAGACCTGGATGGGCGGGTTCGACTTCGTCAAGGACGACGAGAACCTGACGTCGCAGTCGTTCAACCGGTTCGACGACCGTGTTCGGGCCATGACGAAACTGCGCGACAGGGCCGAGCAGGAGACCGGCGACGTGAAATCCGCGCTCATCAACATCACGGCCGATACGGAGACGATGAAGGAGCGGGCAAAGATGCTCGCGGACCACGGCTGGAACTACGCGATGATCGACGTGGTTGTGGTCGGGACCTCCGCCGTCGCGACCCTCCGGGACTACTGCTCCGACCTCGGCCTTGCCATCCACGCCCACCGGGCGATGCACGCGGCCTTCGACCGGGACGAGAAGCACGGGATCACGATGCAGTTCCTGGCAAAGATCATGCGGCTCATCGGCGTCTCGCAGATCCACACTGGGACCGCGGTGGGGAAACTCGTCGGCACCCGGGCCGAGGCCACCCTGCTTGCGGATGTGCTCCGCGAGAAGCATACGAACGCTCTGGAGCACACAGCCCTCGAACAGGACTGGGGCAGCATCAAGAGCGCGTTCCCGGTCTCGTCGGGCGGCCTCCACCCAGGCCTCGTCCCGGACGTGCTCGATATCTACGGCACGGAGCTCGTCCTCCTCGTCAGCGGCGGCATCCACGGCCACCCGAAGGGTACGCGGGCGGGCGCGATGGCCGCGATGCAGGCGATCGAGGCCTGGCAGGACGGCCAGACCCTGGACGAGAAGGCAAAGAAGGCCCCCGAACTGGGGGAGGCCCTCGAGAAGTGGGGCTACTATAAACCCAAATAA
- a CDS encoding DUF5591 domain-containing protein, translated as MQARSAGTPRRVVEVVRDRHGNDIEIFDPPFYRKEFEDAYRFIIDDYTITPREIGLFLPCAVRKPYSQSPSHKLFRRVIDGVLDPADYHIVIFGTCGTVPAELECMYPYRNYHYMLGKATDERIRRDFHRIEVYRLKGYLEKTRETYRRRLAYCIGPFRKAMVEASEETGIAVDMLPSDPMIERLYDIDCPFPEGSLSMQEYIEEFEAELMQLSRSVQRGGLPGLETCPAGNLRTAAAEK; from the coding sequence GTGCAGGCAAGGAGTGCGGGCACCCCCAGGCGGGTCGTCGAGGTCGTGCGGGACAGACATGGGAACGATATCGAGATCTTCGACCCTCCCTTCTACCGGAAGGAGTTTGAGGACGCGTACCGGTTCATCATCGACGACTACACCATAACGCCAAGAGAGATCGGGCTCTTTCTGCCCTGCGCCGTGCGGAAACCCTACAGCCAGAGCCCGAGCCATAAACTCTTCCGGCGGGTCATCGACGGTGTCCTCGACCCGGCGGACTACCATATCGTCATCTTCGGCACCTGCGGGACCGTGCCTGCGGAACTCGAGTGCATGTACCCCTACAGGAACTACCACTACATGCTCGGCAAGGCCACGGACGAGCGGATCCGGCGGGACTTCCACCGGATCGAGGTCTACCGGCTGAAGGGCTACCTCGAAAAGACCCGCGAGACCTACCGCCGCCGGCTCGCCTACTGCATCGGACCGTTCCGGAAAGCGATGGTGGAGGCCTCAGAAGAGACGGGGATCGCCGTCGACATGCTCCCCTCCGACCCGATGATCGAGCGGCTCTACGACATCGACTGCCCGTTTCCCGAGGGCAGCCTCTCGATGCAGGAGTACATCGAGGAGTTCGAGGCGGAGCTCATGCAGCTCTCGCGGTCGGTGCAGAGAGGCGGCCTGCCGGGCCTGGAGACCTGCCCGGCCGGGAACCTGCGCACCGCCGCGGCGGAAAAATGA
- a CDS encoding phosphoglycerate kinase codes for MQNVITRRKKTIRDIDVRGKRVLVRADLNVPLDDDGDIADDTRIRASLPTIRYLCERDARVILCSHLDRPQGVVVERLRLALVANRLSVLLNRPVAALRDCVGPEVESAVAAMSGGDIVLLENLRFHPEEKTGDPAFVEGLAGLADVYVNDAFGASHRAHASVVGVPGRLPAVAGLLLEKELDAFTRILQNPERPFAAVIGGAKVSDKLEVLENIIPRVDLLIVGGGMAATFFAGRGYGTGRSRLEADRLDAVGRLEAKAAERGVRLLLPPDVVVAERLEAGSPAVVVPAAEIPEDRVIADIGPGAADEFSRELSRCRTVVWNGPMGVFEIPEFAEGTRRVAAALANLDGTTVIGGGSTTDAVVRFGLADLMTHVSTGGGAALTVLAGKVLPGVEALDDAGEP; via the coding sequence ATGCAGAACGTGATCACAAGACGGAAGAAGACGATCCGGGATATCGACGTGAGGGGTAAGCGGGTGCTCGTCCGCGCCGACCTCAACGTGCCGCTCGACGACGACGGCGACATCGCCGACGACACCCGCATCCGGGCCAGCCTGCCGACGATACGCTACCTCTGCGAGCGGGATGCACGGGTCATCCTCTGCTCCCACCTGGACCGGCCGCAGGGGGTGGTCGTGGAACGGCTGCGCCTCGCCCTCGTCGCGAACCGGCTCTCGGTTCTCCTCAACCGGCCGGTCGCCGCGCTCCGCGACTGCGTCGGGCCGGAGGTGGAGAGCGCGGTCGCGGCGATGAGCGGCGGGGATATCGTCCTCCTCGAGAACCTCCGGTTCCACCCCGAGGAGAAGACAGGCGACCCGGCCTTCGTGGAGGGCCTCGCGGGCCTCGCGGATGTCTACGTCAACGATGCCTTCGGCGCGTCCCACCGGGCCCATGCCTCGGTCGTGGGCGTGCCGGGACGGCTGCCGGCGGTCGCCGGGCTCCTGCTCGAGAAGGAGCTGGACGCCTTTACGCGTATCCTCCAGAACCCCGAGCGGCCGTTCGCCGCGGTGATCGGCGGGGCCAAGGTGAGCGACAAACTGGAGGTCCTTGAGAACATCATCCCCCGCGTGGACCTCCTCATCGTCGGGGGAGGCATGGCGGCGACGTTCTTTGCAGGCCGGGGCTACGGGACCGGCCGGTCGCGTCTCGAGGCCGACCGCCTGGACGCTGTCGGGAGGCTTGAGGCGAAGGCGGCCGAACGCGGCGTCCGCCTCCTCCTGCCCCCTGACGTCGTCGTCGCGGAGAGGCTGGAAGCGGGCTCGCCGGCTGTGGTCGTGCCTGCCGCGGAGATCCCGGAGGACCGGGTCATCGCCGACATCGGGCCCGGGGCCGCCGACGAGTTCAGCCGCGAGCTGAGCAGATGCCGGACCGTCGTCTGGAACGGGCCGATGGGCGTCTTCGAGATCCCGGAGTTCGCGGAGGGGACGCGCCGGGTTGCCGCGGCCCTCGCCAACCTCGACGGCACCACGGTCATCGGCGGCGGGTCGACGACGGACGCGGTGGTGCGATTCGGGCTTGCGGACCTGATGACCCACGTCTCGACGGGCGGCGGGGCCGCGCTCACGGTGCTTGCGGGAAAGGTACTTCCCGGAGTCGAAGCGCTCGACGATGCGGGGGAGCCATGA
- the pfkA gene encoding 6-phosphofructokinase codes for MKRIGILTSGGDAPGMNACIRAAVRTALAHDLAVVGIRRGYAGLVTGDAVPLDRGAIRNIIHLGGTVLETSRNPDFYTEEGRRRAAEAIDRMGLDGIVLIGGEGTFHGASLLAAENDTAALVGVPGSIDNDVYGTDYCIGFDTAANCAVQAIDRIRDTARSHERLFFIEVMGRTAGFLALESGIAGGAEELVIPEEDLSIARISERIGAGFTIGKKSAIVVVAEGKTPGISFEIAKEVSERLDFDSRVVVLGHLQRGGPPTLRDRVLGSLLGAAAVEALLEGRSGCMVGEVGGDLACTPLEETWQKKKPLNENLRRIFLFLSE; via the coding sequence ATGAAACGGATCGGGATCCTGACGAGCGGCGGCGACGCTCCGGGGATGAACGCCTGTATCAGGGCGGCGGTGCGGACCGCGCTCGCCCACGACCTTGCCGTCGTCGGGATACGCCGGGGGTATGCCGGGCTCGTTACCGGCGATGCGGTGCCGCTCGACCGTGGGGCGATCCGGAACATCATCCACCTCGGCGGCACGGTCCTCGAGACCTCCCGGAACCCCGACTTCTATACGGAGGAAGGACGGCGCCGGGCGGCGGAGGCCATCGACCGGATGGGGCTCGACGGCATCGTCCTGATCGGGGGCGAGGGGACGTTCCACGGTGCAAGCCTGCTTGCCGCCGAGAACGATACGGCGGCGCTCGTGGGGGTTCCCGGGAGCATCGACAACGACGTCTACGGGACCGATTACTGCATCGGGTTCGATACGGCAGCGAACTGTGCGGTCCAGGCGATCGACCGCATCCGCGACACGGCCCGGTCGCACGAGCGCCTCTTCTTCATCGAGGTGATGGGGCGGACGGCGGGGTTCCTGGCACTCGAGAGCGGTATCGCCGGCGGCGCCGAGGAACTGGTCATCCCGGAAGAGGACCTCTCGATAGCCCGGATCAGCGAGCGGATCGGCGCAGGGTTCACCATAGGAAAGAAGAGCGCGATCGTGGTGGTGGCGGAGGGGAAGACGCCGGGCATCTCCTTTGAGATAGCGAAGGAGGTTAGCGAGCGCCTCGATTTCGACTCCCGCGTCGTCGTCCTCGGCCACCTCCAGCGGGGCGGGCCGCCGACGCTGCGCGACCGGGTGCTCGGGAGCCTCCTCGGTGCCGCGGCCGTCGAGGCCCTGCTCGAAGGGCGGAGCGGGTGCATGGTGGGGGAGGTCGGCGGCGACCTCGCATGCACGCCGCTCGAAGAGACCTGGCAGAAGAAGAAACCGCTCAACGAGAACCTGCGGCGTATATTTTTGTTCCTCTCGGAGTAG
- a CDS encoding pyridoxamine 5'-phosphate oxidase family protein, whose product MASKLMDYFNKQPRIGILSTANREGKADAAVFGSPMMVDEKTVVMGLGKNRTFEYLQENPNAVYTIVESGETIMDWKGLRVYLRMKEYATSGEMLETYRKQIASVAGEDAAAMIHASVTFEVTEVRPLVDMGQGWETSV is encoded by the coding sequence ATGGCATCGAAACTGATGGATTACTTCAACAAACAGCCGAGGATCGGCATCCTCAGCACCGCAAACAGGGAAGGAAAGGCCGACGCGGCGGTCTTCGGCTCGCCGATGATGGTCGACGAGAAGACCGTCGTCATGGGGCTCGGGAAGAACCGCACGTTTGAGTACCTGCAGGAGAACCCGAACGCCGTCTACACGATCGTAGAGAGCGGAGAGACGATCATGGACTGGAAGGGGCTCCGGGTCTACCTGAGGATGAAGGAGTACGCGACCTCCGGGGAGATGCTGGAGACCTACCGCAAACAGATCGCCAGTGTCGCAGGCGAGGATGCGGCGGCGATGATCCACGCCTCGGTGACGTTCGAGGTAACGGAAGTCCGGCCCCTCGTCGATATGGGCCAGGGCTGGGAGACATCCGTCTGA
- a CDS encoding TIGR03557 family F420-dependent LLM class oxidoreductase, whose amino-acid sequence MVEIGYKLFTEAHSASELVHNARLAEDAGFSFVSISDHYLPWISNHGHAGFAWCTIGGISQTTSRIKVSTGVTCPLMRYHPAIVAQAAATAASMMPGRFELGLGTGESLNEHIIGGIFPTSAPVRLDMLREAVNIIRTLWKGGMKDYYGNYYTVDNAQIFELPEQLPKIRISAEGPMAAEVAGEIGDALIHYEQKPEEVIQTFRASGGEGKSCMVETAVCYGRSVDEAKRTAYEWFPVAANKGELNWIVPTPTHFEQMQQMVTPDDVAKKVLCSSDPQKIIEKVGELADIGYDSILLHQVGPDQERFINLAHDTILPEFGIKPPRVESEGRMVPGPGPAPR is encoded by the coding sequence ATGGTAGAGATTGGCTATAAACTCTTCACCGAGGCGCACAGTGCGTCCGAACTGGTACACAACGCAAGACTTGCCGAGGATGCCGGTTTCTCGTTCGTGAGCATCAGCGACCACTACCTCCCGTGGATCTCGAACCACGGACATGCCGGGTTTGCCTGGTGCACCATCGGCGGGATATCCCAGACCACCTCGCGGATCAAGGTCTCCACCGGCGTGACCTGTCCGCTGATGCGCTACCACCCGGCGATCGTCGCGCAGGCCGCTGCAACCGCAGCGAGCATGATGCCGGGAAGGTTCGAACTCGGCCTCGGGACGGGAGAGAGCTTAAACGAGCACATCATCGGGGGCATCTTCCCGACGTCCGCGCCGGTGCGGCTCGATATGCTCCGGGAGGCGGTGAATATCATCAGGACACTCTGGAAAGGCGGGATGAAGGACTACTACGGCAACTACTACACCGTCGACAACGCACAGATCTTCGAACTGCCCGAGCAGCTCCCGAAGATACGGATCTCGGCGGAAGGGCCGATGGCGGCGGAGGTCGCCGGTGAGATCGGCGACGCGCTCATCCACTACGAACAGAAGCCGGAAGAGGTCATCCAGACGTTCCGCGCTTCAGGCGGCGAGGGCAAATCGTGCATGGTCGAGACCGCGGTCTGTTATGGCCGAAGTGTTGACGAGGCGAAGCGCACGGCATACGAGTGGTTCCCCGTCGCGGCAAACAAAGGGGAACTGAACTGGATCGTCCCCACCCCGACGCACTTTGAGCAGATGCAGCAGATGGTGACGCCGGACGATGTTGCGAAGAAGGTCCTCTGCAGCTCCGACCCGCAGAAGATTATCGAGAAGGTGGGCGAGCTTGCCGATATCGGCTACGACAGCATCCTGCTCCACCAGGTGGGCCCGGACCAGGAGAGGTTCATCAACCTCGCACATGACACCATCCTGCCGGAGTTCGGGATCAAGCCCCCGCGTGTCGAGTCCGAGGGCAGGATGGTCCCCGGCCCGGGTCCTGCGCCGCGGTGA
- a CDS encoding GAF domain-containing protein, with product MTEDLADTEHLIIAYLRSHPPEECMLDKISMGIGKSRATVLKYLWTLHAKGIADFREIGRNKLWMVKQAPEDGPAIAIREDTEGTPRGLRTLASAAFELHALLIREAELEDSLDLPEALILTVSKDLRILARNRLFASLFPGAAKFSDLVHPSQAARLEHLDRSANGAATSIELDLAEKTGVYRPYRFTLVSPGAGDPPGARVLIGEDLASRRRTRRHMEALLYIIRAAGTAGGETELLQETLKGVRESLVPFVQGSVVMADMRVAYSTFPVSAELLKAVSSLLSGCMATLETVSEAMEDDVLRRLAAGDGSTIDYIVAVPIIEEERAVGAVLLFLESGVGATEIESVEIVADEIASALKMQRLDRERSEFVNTLLAMNAVSTILNTASDEEAILERSIEAAMGSLGFEMGCVYLKDDRDEMVPRVQRNMPESLRKMCISGVFDGLFERAYRERNVVYLLSGTPEYEALIDPAIRAQGVRTLLILPIKVADRVVGLLNMGSKEEKHYLPTSLENLSSIGLQLGIALERSRLARALGTALHTDAGGG from the coding sequence ATGACGGAAGACCTCGCGGACACCGAGCACCTGATCATCGCCTACCTTCGGTCGCACCCGCCCGAGGAGTGCATGCTCGACAAGATCTCCATGGGGATCGGAAAGAGCAGGGCCACCGTCCTCAAGTACCTCTGGACGCTCCACGCAAAGGGGATCGCCGATTTCCGGGAGATCGGGCGGAATAAACTGTGGATGGTAAAGCAGGCGCCGGAGGATGGTCCGGCAATAGCAATCCGCGAGGATACGGAAGGCACGCCCCGTGGTCTTCGAACACTCGCCTCGGCGGCTTTCGAACTCCATGCCCTCCTGATCAGGGAGGCGGAACTCGAAGACAGTCTTGACCTCCCGGAGGCCCTCATTCTGACGGTGAGCAAGGATCTCAGGATCCTCGCCCGAAACCGGCTTTTCGCCTCCCTCTTTCCAGGGGCAGCGAAGTTCTCCGATCTGGTCCACCCGTCCCAGGCCGCGAGGCTCGAGCACCTCGACCGGTCGGCGAACGGGGCCGCCACCTCAATCGAACTCGACCTCGCGGAGAAGACGGGGGTCTACCGGCCCTACCGGTTCACTCTTGTTTCCCCCGGCGCAGGAGATCCGCCCGGCGCCCGGGTCCTCATCGGCGAGGACCTTGCGAGCAGGAGAAGGACCCGGAGGCACATGGAGGCACTTCTCTATATCATCAGGGCGGCTGGCACCGCAGGAGGCGAGACCGAACTCCTGCAGGAGACCCTGAAGGGGGTTCGCGAGAGTCTGGTGCCCTTCGTCCAGGGCAGCGTCGTGATGGCCGACATGCGCGTCGCCTACAGCACGTTCCCGGTCTCCGCAGAACTGCTCAAAGCTGTCTCGTCCCTTCTCTCGGGCTGCATGGCAACGCTTGAGACCGTCTCCGAAGCCATGGAGGACGACGTTCTCCGCCGCCTGGCTGCAGGGGACGGCAGCACGATCGATTACATCGTCGCCGTCCCGATCATCGAGGAGGAGCGGGCCGTCGGTGCCGTGCTCCTCTTCCTTGAGTCCGGCGTCGGTGCGACGGAGATCGAGAGCGTCGAGATCGTCGCAGACGAGATCGCAAGCGCCTTGAAGATGCAGCGGCTCGACCGGGAGCGGTCGGAGTTCGTCAACACGCTCCTCGCGATGAACGCCGTCTCCACCATCCTGAACACCGCGAGCGATGAAGAGGCGATCCTTGAGCGGTCCATCGAAGCGGCCATGGGCTCACTGGGCTTTGAGATGGGCTGCGTCTATCTCAAGGACGATCGGGACGAGATGGTTCCGAGGGTTCAGCGGAACATGCCCGAGAGCCTCAGGAAGATGTGCATATCGGGCGTCTTCGACGGACTCTTTGAGCGTGCATACAGGGAGCGCAACGTCGTGTATCTGCTCTCCGGGACGCCGGAGTACGAAGCCCTCATCGACCCCGCCATCCGGGCGCAAGGTGTCCGCACGCTGCTCATCCTCCCGATAAAGGTCGCCGACCGGGTAGTCGGCCTGCTGAATATGGGTAGCAAAGAAGAGAAGCACTATCTGCCGACGAGCCTTGAGAACCTCTCCTCCATCGGGCTCCAGCTCGGCATCGCCCTCGAACGGTCGAGGCTTGCCCGGGCGCTCGGTACGGCGCTGCACACGGATGCCGGAGGGGGGTAG
- a CDS encoding DUF169 domain-containing protein, which yields MSHEMIAKELQGLLGLKGSPVAVKLVKTEADVPDGYPKVPEKSRHCQFVQDARLKGMKGYATRTEHLCKGGAGVMGIEPLPEAVATGSMYHNLGNFRTAEGALETVAAIPKCAGDHYASVYSPLESAEFEPDVVVIVATPRQALRLSQAYLYTDGGRFSCDYAGIQSICADAVVAVKERGVPNLTLGCNGSRKNSGIAEDEVILGIPPRNLPAIVEALKVFAEKWG from the coding sequence ATGTCGCACGAGATGATCGCAAAGGAGTTACAGGGTCTGCTGGGGTTGAAGGGAAGCCCCGTTGCCGTAAAACTTGTAAAGACAGAGGCTGACGTGCCCGATGGCTACCCGAAGGTTCCGGAGAAGAGTAGGCACTGCCAGTTCGTGCAGGATGCCCGGCTTAAGGGCATGAAGGGATACGCGACCCGGACCGAGCACCTCTGCAAGGGTGGCGCGGGCGTGATGGGCATCGAACCCCTCCCGGAGGCGGTGGCGACCGGCAGCATGTATCACAACCTCGGCAATTTCAGGACGGCGGAGGGGGCGCTCGAAACGGTCGCCGCCATCCCGAAGTGCGCCGGAGATCACTACGCCTCCGTCTACTCGCCACTTGAATCGGCGGAGTTCGAGCCGGACGTCGTCGTCATCGTGGCGACCCCGCGGCAGGCGCTGAGACTGAGCCAGGCTTACCTTTATACCGACGGCGGCAGGTTCTCCTGCGACTACGCCGGGATTCAGTCCATCTGCGCGGACGCCGTCGTCGCCGTGAAGGAGCGCGGCGTGCCGAACCTGACGCTCGGCTGCAACGGCTCGCGAAAGAACTCGGGGATCGCCGAGGACGAGGTCATCCTTGGTATACCGCCGCGAAACCTCCCCGCGATCGTCGAGGCGCTCAAGGTGTTCGCGGAGAAGTGGGGATAA
- a CDS encoding DsrE family protein, which produces MARRIPAYGIRAPNSCILAENVLRNAAEPDEELRFVLSPGAEEGMDAVAEKFGYTLEVGRSGDAVEARMVPNGRTMQEVDVTGDTCPGPAITVGNLLSSLPVGERLKVNCKNRSSLDDIARAVKSTGSRVVGEGTNGERHYLIAEKAERPAEGVVVANRDAVVIVQSNGIGNAERAYATFLFSKVALSMGKKVIVFLLMDGASIAKRGATMGVKHPAFERLDRLMDEAIGAGAAIYVCEISAQFRGIGESDLVPGVKIAGAATYLDLVSNPAHAVVNF; this is translated from the coding sequence ATGGCACGAAGAATCCCGGCATATGGGATCAGGGCGCCGAACTCCTGCATCCTCGCGGAGAACGTCCTCCGGAACGCGGCCGAACCGGACGAGGAACTCCGGTTCGTGCTCAGCCCCGGCGCCGAGGAGGGCATGGATGCCGTGGCAGAGAAGTTCGGGTATACCCTGGAGGTCGGACGGAGCGGCGACGCCGTGGAGGCGCGGATGGTCCCGAACGGCAGAACGATGCAGGAGGTCGACGTTACGGGAGACACCTGCCCCGGCCCGGCGATCACGGTCGGCAACCTTCTTTCGTCGCTCCCGGTCGGGGAGCGGCTGAAGGTGAACTGCAAGAACCGTTCCTCGCTCGACGACATCGCCCGTGCGGTCAAGTCGACCGGCTCCCGGGTCGTCGGGGAGGGGACCAATGGGGAGCGGCACTACCTGATCGCGGAGAAGGCGGAGCGGCCGGCGGAGGGGGTGGTCGTAGCGAACCGGGACGCCGTGGTGATCGTCCAGAGCAACGGCATCGGTAACGCCGAGCGGGCCTACGCGACGTTCCTCTTCTCGAAGGTGGCGCTCTCGATGGGGAAGAAAGTGATCGTTTTCCTGCTCATGGACGGCGCGAGCATCGCGAAACGTGGGGCCACTATGGGCGTGAAGCACCCGGCCTTCGAGCGGCTCGACCGGCTCATGGACGAGGCGATCGGAGCCGGAGCGGCGATCTATGTCTGCGAGATCTCGGCACAGTTCCGGGGGATCGGCGAGAGCGACCTCGTTCCCGGCGTGAAGATCGCAGGGGCCGCGACCTACCTCGACCTCGTCAGCAACCCGGCCCATGCGGTTGTGAACTTCTGA